The following are encoded in a window of Parambassis ranga chromosome 15, fParRan2.1, whole genome shotgun sequence genomic DNA:
- the msh6 gene encoding DNA mismatch repair protein Msh6 isoform X1, whose protein sequence is MAKQSSLFNFFSKSPPPVSKPKPSPSPVEADLPSSVEKSNSSPKEQAKQTAQQKKTSKEKQKSNSKPASGGFTKLFGNKAAPSKESSASCTFSAGALVWAKLEGHPWWPCMVVPQPLTGQQMRGRGRDQRIHVHFFDEPPTRGWVSTKYVREYQGSDSSDAKTGGVFFSGRPVIRRAMGLADDVLFDTPEKRLKMPLCTDPSDEEEEEEEMELETSTLTDENDDIKPSKVSRRSSRASTEKGNKPKRRRIIVASDSDGSDEEFKPEHAASSSEDEEEEGTVSSQEESNQESEPESPVKPVKRKRPAEKPAIAKAKTPTASSAAPKRASPAVASDTKSRLSAFSAPDSFESQAHGSTEGATVWDHEKLDWLQDGRRKDRKKRRQSEDDYDPTTLYVPEDFLNKQTPGMRRWWLLKSEMFDTVIFYKVGKFYELYHMDAVIGVNEMGLTFMKGVWAHSGFPEIGFGRFSDVLVQKGYKVARVEQTETPEMMEARCKTLVKPTKFDRVVRREVCRIITRGTQTYSVLDGAPSENQSKFLLSLKEKAEDESSGRYRTYGVCFVDTSVGYFHVGQFSDDRHCSRLRTLIAHFAPAEVLFEKSNLSVETRKILKASLSSALQEGLNAGTQFWDAQKTLKTLSEEDYFKEAAGEEQGTGNSFLPALLKKMTSESDSLCLTPKEGYELALSALGGCIFYLKKCLVDHELLSMANFEEYVPVDVEMEKAAGPSSFFAQTNQRMVLDGVTLANLEIFQNGSGGTEGTLLERLDTCSTPFGKRLLKQWVCAPLCNPKSIGDRLDAVEDLMGVQAQATEVSDLLKKLPDLERLLSKIHSIGALKGQDHPDSRAVLYEEITYSKRKIADFLSALEGFKTMQEIITLFSPVSGSFRSTLLRQIISLKEDKNGLFPNFSAELKRWETAFDHQKARSTGVITPKAGFDPEYDQALTGIKNCERELQDYLDQQKKRLGCKNMAYWGTGKNRYQMEVPESVSERNIPEEYEVKSTKKGWKRYVTKKTEQLFSRLQGFEEKRDAALKDCMRRLFYNFDKNYRDWKTGVECMAVLDVLLALSQYSQGGDGPMTRPQVLLPEDDNPVSPFINLAGSRHPCVTKTFFGDDFIPNDIFIGCPDSETTEEKGHASCVLVTGPNMGGKSTLMRQCGLVIILAQLGCYVPAESLRYTPVDRVFTRLGASDRIMTGESTFFVELSETASILHHATKHSLVLLDELGRGTATYDGTAIASAVVKELAEKISCRTLFSTHYHSLVEDYANNPAVRLGHMACMVENECEDPSQETITFLYKFITGACPKSYGFNAARLANLPEEVIQSGHKKAREFEKSTISIRLFKKLCQFADDATQDGTHFASFVQLLNTL, encoded by the exons ATGGCGAAGCAAAGCTCGCTTTTCAATTTTTTCTCCAAGTCTCCGCCGCCGGTGTCGAAGCCGAAGCCGAGTCCCTCTCCGGTGGAGGCAGACCTGCCTTCCTCCGTGGAGAAGTCCAACTCCTCTCCGAAAGAGCAAGCTAAACAGACTGCGCAGCAGAAGAAGACCagcaaagagaaacagaagagtAACTCAAAGCCAGCGAGCGGAGGATTTACTAAATTATTTGGCAACAAGGCCGCACCGAGCAAAGAGAG CAGCGCCTCATGTACATTCAGTGCTGGTGCTCTTGTGTGGGCAAAACTGGAGGGACACCCCTGGTGGCCATGCATGGTGGTACCCCAGCCTCTGACTGGACAGCAGATGAGGGGGCGTGGCCGGGACCAACGCATACATGTTCATTTCTTTGATGAACCTCCCACTAGAGGATGGGTCAGCACCAAATATGTCAGAGAATACCAAG GTTCTGACAGCAGTGATGCTAAAACTGGAGGGGTGTTCTTCAGTGGCAGACCTGTAATCCGGCGTGCAATGGGGCTTGCTGATGATGTTCTGTTTGACACCCCTGAAAAAAGATTGAAAATGCCTCTTTGCACAGATCCAtctgatgaggaagaggaggaagaagaaatggaG cttGAAACTTCAACCTTGACTGATGAAAATGACGATATTAAGCCATCTAAGGTCAGTCGGCGTTCATCCCGCGCTTCCacagaaaaaggaaacaaaccCAAACGCCGTCGCATTATTGTAGCCTCAGACAGCGATGGATCAGATGAGGAGTTCAAGCCAGAACATGCTGCATCcagcagtgaggatgaggaggaagagggcacAGTGAGCAGTCAGGAGGAGAGCAACCAGGAGTCAGAACCAGAAAGCCCTGTCAAGCCAGTAAAGCGCAAACGCCCTGCAGAAAAGCCTGCCATTGCAAAAGCAAAGACACCCACTGCCTCGTCTGCAGCGCCTAAACGAGCTTCACCAGCAGTCGCAAGTGACACAAAGTCTCGGCTGTCAGCCTTCTCTGCTCCTGACAGCTTTGAGAGCCAGGCGCATGGCTCCACTGAAGGTGCAACAGTCTGGGATCATGAGAAGCTGGACTGGTTGCAGGATGGCAGGAGGAAAGACCGCAAAAAACGGCGACAGAGTGAGGATGACTACGATCCTACCACCCTCTATGTGCCGGAAGActtcctaaacaaacaaactccaGGTATGCGTCGGTGGTGGCTGCTCAAATCTGAGATGTTCGATACTGTGATATTCTATAAAGTGGGAAAGTTTTATGAGCTCTATCACATGGATGCTGTGATAGGAGTCAATGAGATGGGATTAACATTTATGAAGGGGGTCTGGGCACACTCGGGCTTTCCTGAGATCGGCTTTGGACGTTTCTCAGATGTACTGGTCCAAAAAGGCTACAAGGTGGCACGCGTGGAGCAGACGGAGACCCCAGAGATGATGGAAGCTCGCTGCAAGACCTTGGTTAAGCCAACAAAATTTGACCGAGTAGTAAGAAGAGAAGTGTGCAGGATTATCACACGTGGCACCCAAACTTACAGTGTGTTGGATGGTGCTCCTTCAGAGAATCAGAGCAAGTTCCTTCTCAGTTTGAAAGAAAAGGCTGAAGACGAAAGCTCTGGTCGTTACCGCACCTATGGGGTCTGCTTTGTAGATACATCGGTGGGTTATTTTCATGTTGGCCAGTTTTCAGATGATCGTCACTGCTCACGCCTTCGTACCCTGATAGCACACTTTGCCCCTGCTGAGGTGCTCTTTGAGAAGAGTAACCTATCTGTGGAAACTCGCAAAATACTGAAAGCCTCTCTGTCATCTGCTCTGCAGGAAGGTCTGAATGCAGGGACACAATTCTGGGATGCCCAGAAGACTCTGAAAACCCTCTCAGAAGAGGATTATTTTAAAGAAgctgctggagaggagcaggGCACTGGGAATAGTTTTCTGCCTGCTCTCCTAAAAAAGATGACCTCTGAGAGTGATTCTCTGTGCCTGACTCCAAAGGAGGGCTATGAACTGGCACTGTCCGCTTTGGGTGGATGCATATTCTACCTGAAGAAGTGTCTGGTCGACCATGAGCTGCTCTCCATGGCCAACTTTGAAGAGTACGTCCCTGTTGATGTTGAGATGGAGAAGGCTGCTGGACCTAGCAGTTTCTTCGCCCAGACTAATCAGCGTATGGTGCTTGATGGAGTGACTCTGGCAAACTTGGAAATCTTTCAGAATGGGtcaggaggaacagaaggaacACTGCTGGAGCGTTTGGATACCTGCTCCACCCCTTTTGGTAAGAGGCTGCTGAAGCAGTGGGTCTGTGCTCCCTTGTGTAACCCCAAATCCATCGGGGATAGACTGGATGCAGTGGAGGACCTGATGGGAGTTCAGGCCCAGGCTACAGAGGTGTCAGACCTACTGAAGAAACTCCCAGATCTTGAGCGCTTGCTGAGTAAAATCCACAGCATTGGCGCTCTGAAGGGCCAGGACCACCCTGACAGCAGAGCAGTCCTCTATGAGGAGATCACATACAGCAAACGGAAGATTGCAGACTTCCTCTCAGCACTGGAAGGTTTCAAAACTATGCAGGAGATCATTACTCTATTTTCGCCAGTGTCAGGTAGCTTTCGCTCAACATTACTCCGTCAAATAATCAGTCTGAAGGAAGATAAGAATGGCCTTTTCCCCAACTTCTCTGCTGAACTCAAACGCTGGGAGACTGCCTTCGACCACCAGAAAGCCCGATCTACAGGCGTCATAACCCCGAAAGCTGGTTTTGATCCTGAATATGACCAAGCTCTGACGGGAATCAAAAACTGTGAGCGTGAGCTGCAGGATTACCTGGACCAGCAGAAGAAAAGGCTTGGCTGTAAGAACATGGCCTACTGGGGAACTGGGAAGAACCGCTATCAGATGGAGGTTCCTGAAAGTGTCTCGGAGAGGAACATCCCTGAGGAATATGAGGTTAAGTCAACAAAGAAAGGCTGGAAGCGTTATGTGACAAAGAAGACTGAACAGCTGTTCTCAAGGCTGCAAGGGTTTGAAGAGAAGAGAGATGCTGCGCTGAAAGACTGCATGAGGAGGCTCTTCTACAACTTCGACAAGAACTACAGAGACTGGAAGACTGGCGTGGAGTGCATGGCAGTGCTTG atgTGCTGCTGGCCTTATCGCAGTACAGCCAGGGTGGAGATGGACCAATGACCAGGCCACAGGTGTTGCTCCCTGAGGATGACAACCCAGTTTCTCCCTTCATTAACCTCGCTGGATCCCGCCACCCATGTGTCACCAAGACCTTTTTTGGCGATGACTTTATTCCTAATGACATCTTCATTGGCTGCCCTGACAGTGAAACTACTGAGGAGAAAGGTCATGCCTCATGTGTCCTTGTCACAGGGCCAAACATGGGTGGAAAGTCTACACTCATGAGACAG TGTGGACTGGTGATCATTCTAGCTCAGCTGGGTTGCTATGTTCCTGCGGAGAGTCTCCGCTACACACCAGTTGACAGGGTCTTCACTCGGCTGGGAGCCTCAGATCGTATCATGACTG GAGAGAGCACTTTCTTTGTGGAACTGAGCGAGACAGCCAGCATCCTGCATCATGCCACTAAACACTCACTTGTGCTTCTAGATGAATTGG GAAGGGGCACAGCCACATATGATGGCACAGCGATCGCCAGCGCTGTTGTGAAAGAGCTTGCTGAGAAGATCAGCTGTCGCACTCTTTTCTCCACACATTACCACTCCCTGGTCGAGGACTATGCCAACAACCCTGCTGTGCGTTTGGGCCACATG GCATGCATGGTGGAGAATGAATGTGAGGATCCAAGTCAAGAGACCATTACATTCCTCTACAAGTTTATCACGGGTGCCTGTCCAAAGAGTTATGGATTCAACGCTGCACGGCTCGCCAACCTACCCGAGGAGGTCATCCAGTCGGGACACAAAAAGGCCAGAGAGTTTGAAAAGAGCACCATCAGCATCAGACTATTCAA GAAACTCTGCCAGTTTGCTGATGATGCTACACAGGACGGCACACACTTTGCTTCATTTGTTCAACTGCTCAATACACTGTAG
- the msh6 gene encoding DNA mismatch repair protein Msh6 isoform X2: MAKQSSLFNFFSKSPPPVSKPKPSPSPVEADLPSSVEKSNSSPKEQAKQTAQQKKTSKEKQKSNSKPASGGFTKLFGNKAAPSKESASCTFSAGALVWAKLEGHPWWPCMVVPQPLTGQQMRGRGRDQRIHVHFFDEPPTRGWVSTKYVREYQGSDSSDAKTGGVFFSGRPVIRRAMGLADDVLFDTPEKRLKMPLCTDPSDEEEEEEEMELETSTLTDENDDIKPSKVSRRSSRASTEKGNKPKRRRIIVASDSDGSDEEFKPEHAASSSEDEEEEGTVSSQEESNQESEPESPVKPVKRKRPAEKPAIAKAKTPTASSAAPKRASPAVASDTKSRLSAFSAPDSFESQAHGSTEGATVWDHEKLDWLQDGRRKDRKKRRQSEDDYDPTTLYVPEDFLNKQTPGMRRWWLLKSEMFDTVIFYKVGKFYELYHMDAVIGVNEMGLTFMKGVWAHSGFPEIGFGRFSDVLVQKGYKVARVEQTETPEMMEARCKTLVKPTKFDRVVRREVCRIITRGTQTYSVLDGAPSENQSKFLLSLKEKAEDESSGRYRTYGVCFVDTSVGYFHVGQFSDDRHCSRLRTLIAHFAPAEVLFEKSNLSVETRKILKASLSSALQEGLNAGTQFWDAQKTLKTLSEEDYFKEAAGEEQGTGNSFLPALLKKMTSESDSLCLTPKEGYELALSALGGCIFYLKKCLVDHELLSMANFEEYVPVDVEMEKAAGPSSFFAQTNQRMVLDGVTLANLEIFQNGSGGTEGTLLERLDTCSTPFGKRLLKQWVCAPLCNPKSIGDRLDAVEDLMGVQAQATEVSDLLKKLPDLERLLSKIHSIGALKGQDHPDSRAVLYEEITYSKRKIADFLSALEGFKTMQEIITLFSPVSGSFRSTLLRQIISLKEDKNGLFPNFSAELKRWETAFDHQKARSTGVITPKAGFDPEYDQALTGIKNCERELQDYLDQQKKRLGCKNMAYWGTGKNRYQMEVPESVSERNIPEEYEVKSTKKGWKRYVTKKTEQLFSRLQGFEEKRDAALKDCMRRLFYNFDKNYRDWKTGVECMAVLDVLLALSQYSQGGDGPMTRPQVLLPEDDNPVSPFINLAGSRHPCVTKTFFGDDFIPNDIFIGCPDSETTEEKGHASCVLVTGPNMGGKSTLMRQCGLVIILAQLGCYVPAESLRYTPVDRVFTRLGASDRIMTGESTFFVELSETASILHHATKHSLVLLDELGRGTATYDGTAIASAVVKELAEKISCRTLFSTHYHSLVEDYANNPAVRLGHMACMVENECEDPSQETITFLYKFITGACPKSYGFNAARLANLPEEVIQSGHKKAREFEKSTISIRLFKKLCQFADDATQDGTHFASFVQLLNTL, encoded by the exons ATGGCGAAGCAAAGCTCGCTTTTCAATTTTTTCTCCAAGTCTCCGCCGCCGGTGTCGAAGCCGAAGCCGAGTCCCTCTCCGGTGGAGGCAGACCTGCCTTCCTCCGTGGAGAAGTCCAACTCCTCTCCGAAAGAGCAAGCTAAACAGACTGCGCAGCAGAAGAAGACCagcaaagagaaacagaagagtAACTCAAAGCCAGCGAGCGGAGGATTTACTAAATTATTTGGCAACAAGGCCGCACCGAGCAAAGAGAG CGCCTCATGTACATTCAGTGCTGGTGCTCTTGTGTGGGCAAAACTGGAGGGACACCCCTGGTGGCCATGCATGGTGGTACCCCAGCCTCTGACTGGACAGCAGATGAGGGGGCGTGGCCGGGACCAACGCATACATGTTCATTTCTTTGATGAACCTCCCACTAGAGGATGGGTCAGCACCAAATATGTCAGAGAATACCAAG GTTCTGACAGCAGTGATGCTAAAACTGGAGGGGTGTTCTTCAGTGGCAGACCTGTAATCCGGCGTGCAATGGGGCTTGCTGATGATGTTCTGTTTGACACCCCTGAAAAAAGATTGAAAATGCCTCTTTGCACAGATCCAtctgatgaggaagaggaggaagaagaaatggaG cttGAAACTTCAACCTTGACTGATGAAAATGACGATATTAAGCCATCTAAGGTCAGTCGGCGTTCATCCCGCGCTTCCacagaaaaaggaaacaaaccCAAACGCCGTCGCATTATTGTAGCCTCAGACAGCGATGGATCAGATGAGGAGTTCAAGCCAGAACATGCTGCATCcagcagtgaggatgaggaggaagagggcacAGTGAGCAGTCAGGAGGAGAGCAACCAGGAGTCAGAACCAGAAAGCCCTGTCAAGCCAGTAAAGCGCAAACGCCCTGCAGAAAAGCCTGCCATTGCAAAAGCAAAGACACCCACTGCCTCGTCTGCAGCGCCTAAACGAGCTTCACCAGCAGTCGCAAGTGACACAAAGTCTCGGCTGTCAGCCTTCTCTGCTCCTGACAGCTTTGAGAGCCAGGCGCATGGCTCCACTGAAGGTGCAACAGTCTGGGATCATGAGAAGCTGGACTGGTTGCAGGATGGCAGGAGGAAAGACCGCAAAAAACGGCGACAGAGTGAGGATGACTACGATCCTACCACCCTCTATGTGCCGGAAGActtcctaaacaaacaaactccaGGTATGCGTCGGTGGTGGCTGCTCAAATCTGAGATGTTCGATACTGTGATATTCTATAAAGTGGGAAAGTTTTATGAGCTCTATCACATGGATGCTGTGATAGGAGTCAATGAGATGGGATTAACATTTATGAAGGGGGTCTGGGCACACTCGGGCTTTCCTGAGATCGGCTTTGGACGTTTCTCAGATGTACTGGTCCAAAAAGGCTACAAGGTGGCACGCGTGGAGCAGACGGAGACCCCAGAGATGATGGAAGCTCGCTGCAAGACCTTGGTTAAGCCAACAAAATTTGACCGAGTAGTAAGAAGAGAAGTGTGCAGGATTATCACACGTGGCACCCAAACTTACAGTGTGTTGGATGGTGCTCCTTCAGAGAATCAGAGCAAGTTCCTTCTCAGTTTGAAAGAAAAGGCTGAAGACGAAAGCTCTGGTCGTTACCGCACCTATGGGGTCTGCTTTGTAGATACATCGGTGGGTTATTTTCATGTTGGCCAGTTTTCAGATGATCGTCACTGCTCACGCCTTCGTACCCTGATAGCACACTTTGCCCCTGCTGAGGTGCTCTTTGAGAAGAGTAACCTATCTGTGGAAACTCGCAAAATACTGAAAGCCTCTCTGTCATCTGCTCTGCAGGAAGGTCTGAATGCAGGGACACAATTCTGGGATGCCCAGAAGACTCTGAAAACCCTCTCAGAAGAGGATTATTTTAAAGAAgctgctggagaggagcaggGCACTGGGAATAGTTTTCTGCCTGCTCTCCTAAAAAAGATGACCTCTGAGAGTGATTCTCTGTGCCTGACTCCAAAGGAGGGCTATGAACTGGCACTGTCCGCTTTGGGTGGATGCATATTCTACCTGAAGAAGTGTCTGGTCGACCATGAGCTGCTCTCCATGGCCAACTTTGAAGAGTACGTCCCTGTTGATGTTGAGATGGAGAAGGCTGCTGGACCTAGCAGTTTCTTCGCCCAGACTAATCAGCGTATGGTGCTTGATGGAGTGACTCTGGCAAACTTGGAAATCTTTCAGAATGGGtcaggaggaacagaaggaacACTGCTGGAGCGTTTGGATACCTGCTCCACCCCTTTTGGTAAGAGGCTGCTGAAGCAGTGGGTCTGTGCTCCCTTGTGTAACCCCAAATCCATCGGGGATAGACTGGATGCAGTGGAGGACCTGATGGGAGTTCAGGCCCAGGCTACAGAGGTGTCAGACCTACTGAAGAAACTCCCAGATCTTGAGCGCTTGCTGAGTAAAATCCACAGCATTGGCGCTCTGAAGGGCCAGGACCACCCTGACAGCAGAGCAGTCCTCTATGAGGAGATCACATACAGCAAACGGAAGATTGCAGACTTCCTCTCAGCACTGGAAGGTTTCAAAACTATGCAGGAGATCATTACTCTATTTTCGCCAGTGTCAGGTAGCTTTCGCTCAACATTACTCCGTCAAATAATCAGTCTGAAGGAAGATAAGAATGGCCTTTTCCCCAACTTCTCTGCTGAACTCAAACGCTGGGAGACTGCCTTCGACCACCAGAAAGCCCGATCTACAGGCGTCATAACCCCGAAAGCTGGTTTTGATCCTGAATATGACCAAGCTCTGACGGGAATCAAAAACTGTGAGCGTGAGCTGCAGGATTACCTGGACCAGCAGAAGAAAAGGCTTGGCTGTAAGAACATGGCCTACTGGGGAACTGGGAAGAACCGCTATCAGATGGAGGTTCCTGAAAGTGTCTCGGAGAGGAACATCCCTGAGGAATATGAGGTTAAGTCAACAAAGAAAGGCTGGAAGCGTTATGTGACAAAGAAGACTGAACAGCTGTTCTCAAGGCTGCAAGGGTTTGAAGAGAAGAGAGATGCTGCGCTGAAAGACTGCATGAGGAGGCTCTTCTACAACTTCGACAAGAACTACAGAGACTGGAAGACTGGCGTGGAGTGCATGGCAGTGCTTG atgTGCTGCTGGCCTTATCGCAGTACAGCCAGGGTGGAGATGGACCAATGACCAGGCCACAGGTGTTGCTCCCTGAGGATGACAACCCAGTTTCTCCCTTCATTAACCTCGCTGGATCCCGCCACCCATGTGTCACCAAGACCTTTTTTGGCGATGACTTTATTCCTAATGACATCTTCATTGGCTGCCCTGACAGTGAAACTACTGAGGAGAAAGGTCATGCCTCATGTGTCCTTGTCACAGGGCCAAACATGGGTGGAAAGTCTACACTCATGAGACAG TGTGGACTGGTGATCATTCTAGCTCAGCTGGGTTGCTATGTTCCTGCGGAGAGTCTCCGCTACACACCAGTTGACAGGGTCTTCACTCGGCTGGGAGCCTCAGATCGTATCATGACTG GAGAGAGCACTTTCTTTGTGGAACTGAGCGAGACAGCCAGCATCCTGCATCATGCCACTAAACACTCACTTGTGCTTCTAGATGAATTGG GAAGGGGCACAGCCACATATGATGGCACAGCGATCGCCAGCGCTGTTGTGAAAGAGCTTGCTGAGAAGATCAGCTGTCGCACTCTTTTCTCCACACATTACCACTCCCTGGTCGAGGACTATGCCAACAACCCTGCTGTGCGTTTGGGCCACATG GCATGCATGGTGGAGAATGAATGTGAGGATCCAAGTCAAGAGACCATTACATTCCTCTACAAGTTTATCACGGGTGCCTGTCCAAAGAGTTATGGATTCAACGCTGCACGGCTCGCCAACCTACCCGAGGAGGTCATCCAGTCGGGACACAAAAAGGCCAGAGAGTTTGAAAAGAGCACCATCAGCATCAGACTATTCAA GAAACTCTGCCAGTTTGCTGATGATGCTACACAGGACGGCACACACTTTGCTTCATTTGTTCAACTGCTCAATACACTGTAG